The sequence below is a genomic window from Chondrinema litorale.
GGTTTTCGGCTGATTCTCCAGTATTATTATCAATCTGGTCTCCAAAAACAAGGTTAGAGTAACCTGCATTTCTTTGTATATAGGCTCCTTGTAAACCAAGTCTTAATTTCCAGCCTTTATTTAATTTAAGTTGATATGCATAAGAAAATGCAATATGATTAGACTGCAAATCCAATCCACCAGATCGATCATTCATCACATACAAACCAATACCACTATTTAGCTTTTTAAGATTGTAATCGAATGATGCAATATTAGTTTCTAAACCACGCGGTATGGCGGCCCACTGTCTTCTGTAAGAAGTTGCTAACCTATACTCATTTACAAGCCCACTAAATGCCGGATTAAGGTATAATGGAGAAGCATAAAATTGGGTAAACATCACATCCTGCCCAATTACATGATAAATGAGAATAAGCTTCAAAAAAATAAAAGCACTTATAAACTTGCCTGAAAAAATCTTCACGTATATAACTAAATAAAAAAATTTCTCTCTTATCTACTGATTAATTTAAAGCGAATATCGGGCTTAAATTGTTCCCAAAACTAAAATTCAACTTAAAAGATTATCCAATTTTAAAACACTGGTCATCCTCAGTAAATCTGAACTTTTTTTAAGTTGCCTTAACATTTATTTAAAAAACCTCATCCTAATTACCAAAATACTCGTATTCGAAATTGATCCTACTTACAAAATAAACCAGATAAATTATCGAAACTGTAATTATACTCTTATCAACATGTTTGTCAGATTAATTCCTAGATCATTTCGACTGTTTACCGTTTTTTTAGTTTTATCTCTGCTTCCATCTTGTGCTACCATATTCAGTGGCACCTCGCAAAGTGTAAAAGTTATTTCTACTCCTAAAGATGCTAAAGTTTACTTAAATGGTAACGACACCGGAGCTCTTACCAACTCCAGAATAAAAATTAACCGAGCGGTAAGGAGCGGACCTGAAAATTATACAAACGAACAAGCTTACAGAATAGAAAAAGAAGGTTATTCTTCTACTACTGTTAGAGACAGACGCAAAGTAAATGGCCTTGCTCTAGCACTCGATTTTTTATTCCCCCCTGCTATTCTTGTAGATTTTCTAAATGGCTCTATATATAAATATAGAAGACGCATAAGGGCGAACTTAATTCCTGAACCATCGAAAGAGGACAGCACCACTTTTATAGCTTCTCAAGAACCAGAAATTAAAGTTGAAGAAACGGAACCCGTAATAATTGCTGAGCCAGAAGTATTAGAAGAAAGTGTAGATGTAGATATTCCTGAAACTTCTCACATAAACCCAGATGCTATTGCTGTAATTATTGGGAATGAATATTACGATAACCCAGACATTCCAGATGTAAACTATGCAATGGAAGACATGCAAAGCATGAAACAATACCTTATTAAAACATTTGGATTTAGAGAAGGAAACATCATTGAAATTTCAAATGCGAGTCTGGCTGATTTTAATAGAGTATTTGGCAATAG
It includes:
- a CDS encoding caspase family protein, giving the protein MFVRLIPRSFRLFTVFLVLSLLPSCATIFSGTSQSVKVISTPKDAKVYLNGNDTGALTNSRIKINRAVRSGPENYTNEQAYRIEKEGYSSTTVRDRRKVNGLALALDFLFPPAILVDFLNGSIYKYRRRIRANLIPEPSKEDSTTFIASQEPEIKVEETEPVIIAEPEVLEESVDVDIPETSHINPDAIAVIIGNEYYDNPDIPDVNYAMEDMQSMKQYLIKTFGFREGNIIEISNASLADFNRVFGNSENYQARLYNIVKPGISDVFVYYSGHGAPSTENNQGFLVPVECQDISLLQFEGYQLNTLFDNLAEIPYNSLTIVLDACFSGNSHNGALIKQASPIYIEPRMKLLNKENTVIFSSSSGNQISSWYSKQSHSLFTYYFLRGIKGAANNYGSKSELSIDELSSYLLENVPYSARRMFNRTQTPEIIGDKNRILINY